One genomic region from Cetobacterium sp. 8H encodes:
- the secY gene encoding preprotein translocase subunit SecY, which yields MGLIEKFETKLRGIFKIPELRERIIFTLLMFLVARVGTYIPAPGVDIDRLAQMTAQSDLLGYINMFSGGAFQRVSIFALGIVPYINSSIVFSLLAVIIPKIEEIQKEGESGRNKITQWTRYLTIVIAIVQGIGVCTWLQSVGLVTTPGVTFFLTTIATLTAGTIFLMWVGEQISIKGIGNGVSLLIFLNVISGAPGAVIQTIQDMRGSKFLIPVLLLVGVAAILTIAGIVVFQLGQRKIPVHYVGRGFAGNNGMGQNSYIPLKLNSSGVMPVIFASVVMMIPSLVVNILPGEFSGKVILARIFSDQHPVYLILYAAVIIFFSFFYTSIVFDPEKVAENLKQGGGTIPSIRPGADTADYLEGVVTRITWGGAIFLALIAIAPMVLFKSFGLPIFFGGTGIIIVVGVALDTVQQIDAHLIMKEYKGFL from the coding sequence GTATATTTAAAATTCCAGAACTGAGAGAGAGAATCATCTTCACCTTATTAATGTTCCTAGTAGCTAGGGTAGGGACTTACATCCCTGCTCCTGGTGTGGACATTGATCGTTTAGCTCAAATGACTGCACAAAGTGATTTACTAGGATATATTAATATGTTCTCAGGTGGGGCTTTCCAAAGAGTATCAATATTTGCATTGGGAATTGTACCTTATATCAATTCATCAATTGTATTTAGTTTACTAGCAGTAATTATTCCTAAGATTGAAGAAATTCAAAAAGAGGGAGAATCTGGAAGAAACAAGATAACTCAATGGACTAGATATCTGACAATTGTAATCGCCATAGTTCAAGGAATTGGAGTATGTACTTGGTTACAATCAGTAGGATTGGTAACAACACCAGGGGTAACATTTTTCTTAACAACGATAGCAACTTTAACGGCTGGAACAATATTTTTAATGTGGGTAGGGGAACAGATTTCTATCAAAGGGATAGGAAACGGAGTTTCGCTACTAATCTTTTTAAATGTAATTTCTGGAGCACCGGGAGCTGTTATTCAAACTATACAAGATATGAGAGGGAGTAAGTTTCTTATTCCTGTTTTGTTATTAGTGGGGGTTGCTGCAATTTTAACAATTGCAGGAATTGTTGTGTTCCAATTAGGACAAAGAAAAATACCAGTTCACTATGTTGGAAGAGGATTTGCTGGAAATAACGGAATGGGTCAAAATTCATATATTCCATTAAAGCTAAATAGCTCAGGTGTAATGCCAGTTATTTTTGCTTCAGTGGTTATGATGATACCTTCTTTAGTGGTAAATATTCTTCCAGGAGAGTTTTCTGGGAAAGTAATACTTGCTAGAATATTTAGTGACCAGCATCCTGTATATTTAATACTATATGCTGCTGTAATTATATTCTTCTCGTTCTTCTACACTTCAATAGTTTTCGATCCTGAAAAGGTTGCAGAAAATTTAAAACAAGGTGGGGGTACGATTCCAAGTATTAGACCTGGAGCAGATACAGCTGATTATCTTGAAGGAGTTGTAACTAGAATAACTTGGGGAGGAGCTATATTTTTAGCTTTAATCGCCATTGCACCAATGGTACTATTTAAATCATTTGGATTACCGATATTTTTCGGTGGAACAGGAATTATAATAGTTGTTGGAGTAGCTCTAGATACAGTACAACAGATAGATGCTCATCTTATCATGAAAGAGTATAAAGGATTTTTATAA
- a CDS encoding adenylate kinase: MNIMLFGAPGAGKGTQAKFIIDRYGIPQISTGDMLRAAISEGTAMGMEAKKFMDEGKLVPDSTIIGIIKDRLSEEDCKKGFILDGFPRTLAQAEALEILLKDLNMNLDKVISLNVPDELIVGRVVGRRVCPTCGASFHIVNNPPKVEGKCDYCGSDLILRKDDNKETVENRLTAYHEQTAPLFDFYSQRGVMFEIDGTKDINDITKEIFAILG, encoded by the coding sequence ATGAATATAATGTTATTTGGAGCCCCTGGAGCAGGGAAAGGAACTCAAGCAAAGTTCATAATAGATAGATATGGCATTCCTCAAATTTCAACAGGAGATATGCTAAGAGCGGCTATTTCTGAAGGAACAGCAATGGGAATGGAAGCTAAAAAATTTATGGATGAGGGAAAATTAGTTCCAGATTCAACAATCATAGGAATAATTAAGGATAGACTTTCAGAAGAAGATTGTAAGAAAGGATTTATACTTGATGGATTTCCAAGAACATTAGCTCAAGCAGAAGCTTTAGAAATTTTATTAAAAGATTTAAATATGAATTTAGATAAAGTTATATCTTTAAATGTTCCAGACGAATTAATAGTTGGTAGAGTAGTTGGAAGAAGAGTTTGCCCTACTTGTGGAGCATCTTTCCATATTGTAAATAATCCACCAAAAGTAGAGGGGAAATGTGATTATTGTGGTTCAGATCTAATATTAAGAAAAGACGACAATAAAGAGACTGTTGAAAATAGATTAACAGCTTATCATGAGCAAACAGCTCCATTATTTGATTTTTATAGCCAAAGAGGAGTTATGTTTGAGATAGATGGAACTAAAGATATTAATGATATAACAAAGGAAATCTTTGCTATTTTAGGATAA
- the map gene encoding type I methionyl aminopeptidase: MIMLKTLEEIEQIKKPCQLIAKLYKEVLPQYIKPGVSTAELNDIIESYLIENGAEPATIGVGGPINPYPAGSCISVNDEVVHGIPKKENFLKEGDIVSVDVVARMNGYYGDAAITYPVGEIDEESQKLIDVTKEARRIGIEQMVAGNRLGDVGNAIQKYVESNGFSVVKDFAGHGVGKAMHEDPCIPNFGRKGRGIKIENGMVLALEPMVNIGSYKIDITNDGWTVVTKDGKRSAHFEHTVAIVDGKPVVLTELD; this comes from the coding sequence ATGATTATGTTAAAAACATTGGAAGAAATTGAACAGATAAAAAAACCATGTCAGTTAATTGCTAAATTATACAAAGAGGTTTTACCTCAATACATAAAGCCTGGAGTTTCTACTGCAGAATTAAATGATATAATTGAAAGTTATTTAATAGAAAATGGTGCTGAACCAGCAACAATAGGTGTTGGTGGACCAATTAATCCATATCCAGCAGGATCTTGTATCTCTGTGAATGATGAGGTTGTCCATGGGATTCCTAAAAAGGAAAACTTTTTAAAAGAGGGAGATATTGTGAGTGTTGATGTAGTTGCAAGAATGAATGGATACTACGGAGATGCTGCTATAACTTACCCTGTTGGAGAAATTGATGAAGAATCTCAAAAACTGATAGATGTTACAAAAGAAGCTAGAAGAATTGGAATCGAACAGATGGTTGCAGGAAATAGATTGGGAGATGTAGGAAATGCAATACAAAAATATGTAGAATCTAATGGTTTTAGTGTTGTAAAAGATTTTGCAGGACACGGTGTTGGAAAAGCAATGCACGAAGATCCTTGTATCCCGAACTTTGGAAGAAAAGGTAGAGGTATAAAGATAGAAAATGGAATGGTTTTAGCACTAGAACCAATGGTAAATATAGGTAGTTATAAGATAGATATAACTAATGATGGATGGACAGTTGTTACAAAGGACGGAAAAAGATCTGCGCACTTTGAGCACACTGTTGCAATAGTAGATGGAAAACCAGTTGTTTTAACTGAATTAGACTAG
- the infA gene encoding translation initiation factor IF-1 — translation MSKKDVIELEGTILEALPNAMFKVELENGHTILGHISGKMRMNYIKILPGDKVTVQISPYDLSRGRIVYRKK, via the coding sequence ATGTCGAAAAAGGATGTTATCGAATTAGAAGGAACTATATTAGAGGCCCTTCCAAACGCGATGTTTAAAGTAGAGTTAGAAAATGGACACACAATTTTAGGGCACATCTCTGGTAAAATGAGAATGAACTATATCAAAATTTTACCTGGAGACAAAGTAACGGTACAAATTTCCCCTTATGATTTATCTAGGGGAAGAATAGTATACAGAAAAAAGTAA
- the rpmJ gene encoding 50S ribosomal protein L36, which translates to MKVRVSIKPICDKCKVIKRHGKIRVICDNPKHKQVQG; encoded by the coding sequence GTGAAAGTAAGAGTATCAATTAAGCCTATTTGTGACAAATGTAAAGTTATCAAGAGACACGGGAAGATCAGAGTTATCTGTGACAATCCTAAGCACAAACAAGTACAAGGATAA
- the rpsM gene encoding 30S ribosomal protein S13 → MARIAGVDIPRNKRVEIALTYVYGIGKPTSQKVLTEAGVNFDTRVKDLTEEELNKIRAIVEGVKVEGDLRKEIRLAIKRLMDIRCYRGSRHKMNLPVRGQKSKTNARTRKGPKKPIKR, encoded by the coding sequence TTGGCTAGAATCGCAGGTGTAGATATTCCTAGAAATAAGAGAGTGGAAATCGCTTTAACTTATGTTTACGGAATTGGAAAACCAACTTCACAAAAAGTTTTAACAGAAGCAGGAGTAAACTTTGACACTAGAGTAAAGGATTTAACAGAAGAAGAGTTAAATAAAATCAGAGCCATTGTTGAAGGTGTAAAAGTAGAGGGAGATCTTAGAAAAGAGATCAGACTTGCAATAAAGAGACTTATGGACATCAGATGTTACAGAGGTTCAAGACACAAGATGAACTTACCAGTAAGAGGACAGAAGTCAAAGACAAATGCAAGAACTAGAAAAGGTCCTAAAAAACCTATAAAGAGATAG
- the rpsK gene encoding 30S ribosomal protein S11, with the protein MAKKKVAKVKKKLKNIPNGVAHIHSTFNNTIVAITDVDGKVVSWKSGGTSGFKGTKKGTPFAAQIAAEQAAHIAMENGMKKVEVKVKGPGSGREACIRSLQAAGLEVTKITDVTPVPHNGCRPPKRRRV; encoded by the coding sequence TTGGCTAAGAAGAAAGTAGCTAAAGTTAAAAAGAAATTGAAAAATATTCCTAACGGAGTAGCTCATATACACTCAACTTTCAATAACACAATAGTAGCAATTACTGATGTGGATGGTAAAGTAGTAAGTTGGAAATCAGGAGGAACTTCTGGTTTCAAAGGTACTAAAAAAGGAACTCCATTTGCGGCTCAAATCGCAGCAGAGCAAGCAGCTCATATCGCAATGGAAAACGGAATGAAAAAGGTTGAAGTAAAAGTGAAAGGACCTGGATCAGGAAGAGAAGCATGTATCAGATCTCTTCAAGCTGCAGGATTAGAGGTTACAAAGATTACTGATGTAACTCCAGTTCCACACAACGGATGTAGACCACCAAAAAGAAGAAGAGTGTAA
- the rpsD gene encoding 30S ribosomal protein S4, with product MARNRQPVLKKCRALGIDPVVLGVSKSSNRGPRPNANKKPTEYAIQLNEKQKAKFIYNVMEKQFRKLYDEASRKDGVTGLTLIQYLERRLENVVYRLGFAKTRRQSRQVVSHGHIAVNGRKVNIASYRVKAGDVVSVIENSKNLEIIKTAVEEKTVPAWLELDKANFAGKVLQNPTKDDLDYDLNEALIVEFYSR from the coding sequence ATGGCAAGAAATAGACAGCCTGTTTTAAAGAAATGTAGAGCTCTAGGAATCGACCCAGTTGTTTTAGGAGTTAGCAAATCTTCAAATAGAGGGCCAAGACCAAACGCAAACAAAAAGCCTACTGAGTATGCAATTCAGTTAAACGAAAAGCAAAAGGCTAAATTTATATACAATGTAATGGAGAAGCAGTTCAGAAAATTATATGATGAGGCTTCAAGAAAGGATGGAGTTACAGGTTTAACTTTAATCCAGTATTTAGAAAGAAGATTAGAGAACGTAGTTTACAGACTAGGATTCGCTAAAACTAGAAGACAATCTAGACAAGTTGTGTCTCATGGACACATTGCAGTTAACGGAAGAAAAGTTAACATTGCATCTTATAGAGTAAAAGCAGGGGATGTAGTATCTGTAATCGAGAACTCTAAAAACTTAGAGATCATAAAGACTGCAGTAGAAGAGAAAACAGTTCCAGCATGGTTAGAGTTAGATAAAGCTAACTTCGCAGGAAAAGTTCTTCAGAACCCAACTAAAGACGATTTAGATTACGATTTAAATGAGGCTTTAATAGTTGAGTTCTACTCAAGATAA